In Streptomyces sp. ML-6, the genomic stretch CGCCGGCTCTGTCGACGCGCCATGCGGCGCGGATGTCGCCGTCCCCCGCATCCGTGTGTCGCCCCAGCGGCCTCCCGTGCCGGCAGGCATTGCTGAGCAGTTCGGAAAGAATCAGTACAGCATCGTCGACGACCGAATCCGACACCCCGTGGCTGCGCAACTGCTCGCGCATCCGGTGCCGTGCCTGGCCCACGCCTGCAGGGCCATGGGGTACGGCCATGCTCGACGACGTGGGCACCTCCTGTGCCACCACCAACGCCACCCCCGAGACCTCCTTTGCCCCACGCCACGGAGTGGATGCCCCCTTGGACTGGACCGGAAACCGGCCAATGGTCTGCCAATGACGCACTCGTAACGATCGAATACGTTTCGAATGCGCCGGTGTACTCCGCGTAACTGATGTCAGGAGCGTCCCAGTTGTGACAGAACCTGCTTCGGGCGGTTGGTGATGATGGCCTCGACGCCCAGGTCGAGGCAGAGCTCGACGTCCTCCGGCTCGTTCACCGTCCATACGTGCACGCGGTGTCCCGCGCGGTGCAGCCGCTCGATGTAGCCGGGGTGGCTGCGTACGATCCGCATGCCCGGGCCCGCGATCCGCGCCCCGGCCGGCAGTCGCCCGTTGCGCAGCTGCGGCGAGAGGAACTGCATCAGATAGACGGTGGGCAGGTTGGGGGCCGCGGCCCGCACGCGGTGCAGCGAACGCGCCGAGAAACTCATGACGCGCACCGGTGAGGGGTCGTCGGACGGCGGGTCGTCGAGCCCGAAGCGCTTCAGCAGGTGCAGCAGCCGTTCCTCGACCTGGCCCGCCCAGCGGGTGGGGTGCTTGGTCTCGACGGCCAGCTGGAGCGGGCGTCCGGCGGCCCGGGTCTCGACGACGAGTTCGAGCAGTCGCTCCAGGGTGAGCACGGAGGTGAGCTCGCCGGGCACCGGATCCCAGTCGGGGGACTCCTCGCGGTCCTTCCAGGACCCGAAGTCGAGAGCGGCGAGTTCGGAGAGCTCCAGGGCGGAGACGGCGCCGCGGCCGTTGGACGTACGGTTCACCCGGCGGTCGTGCACGCACACGAGATGGCCGTCGGAGGTGAGCCGTACATCGCACTCCAGGGCGTCGGCGCCGTCCTCGATCGCCTTCCGGTATGCGGCCAGGGTGTGCTCGGGGGCGTCCTCGGACGCGCCCCGGTGCGCGATGACCTGGGTGGTCCGGGGCGGGGTCTGCTGCCGTGCGTGGGTCACGGCGTCATGGTGTCACCGAGAGGCGACCGCTGTGCACCCGTCGCGTGACCCGGGTGCGACCGGGGTGGGTGCGGGTGCGTCGTGAGGGGGTCCGGGCGCTGAGGGCCGCAGCTGCGGTGGGTCCTGCGGCGGGCAGTCGTTTTGCCCGATGTAAAGATTGATGTGCGGATGCACAGGTCCTGCTTACAGTGGCCTGACGGGCCTTGGGAAAAGCTGACTCAGGACACGTACGCAGCGGATCCCTTGCCGAACATGATGTGGAACCGAGGAGTAAAGAGCTGTGAGCACAGAGAACGAGGACAACGAGGGCACCGCGGCCGGGGCCGTCCAGCCGTCCGTTCCGTCCGCACCTCCCGTGCCGGCCGACGCCCCTCGGGAGACGCCCGGGAGCGCGCCCGCGTCCGCCCCGACGGGAGCAGCCCCGGCGTACCCGCAGCCCCAGGAGGCGCAGTCGCCCGCCCCGGTGGAAGGGGCGACCGCCACCACCCCCATGGCCCCCGTCCCGGCGACACCTCCTCCGCACGCGCCCCACGTCCCTCCCGCCCCCCAGTCGGCGGCCGAGGCGAACTGGCCGCCGCCCGCCGTCCCCGCGTACGCACAGCACGGCGTCGGCGGGGGCGGTCCGGTCTGGGGCACCCCGCCCCCGCACCCCTCCCCCGAGCAGCCGCGCAGGCGCGGCGCGGGCGGCCTGGTCGCGGCGGTGGCGGTCGCGGCACTGGTCGCGGGCGGCCTCGGCGGCGCCCTCGGCTTCTGGGCGGCCGACCGCAACGGTTCCTCGGGCTCGACCACGATCTCCGCGTCGGCCAACCCGCAGGACCTCAAGCGCGACCCCGGTACGGTCGCGGGCGTGGCGGCCAAGGCGCTGCCCAGTGTGGTCACCATCGACGCGCAGAGCGGTGACGGCGAGGGCGGCACGGGCACCGGCTTCGTGTACGACAAGGAAGGCCACATCCTCACGAACAACCACGTGGTGGCCTCCGCGGCGGACAGCGGCCAGCTCACGGTGACCTTCTCCAACGGCAAGAAGTACGACGCGGAAGTGGTCGGCCGGGCCCAGGGCTACGACGTCGCCGTCCTGAAGCTGAAGAACCCGCCCGCGGGCCTCGCCCCGCTGTCGCTCGGCAACTCGGACCAGGTCGCGGTCGGCGATTCCACGATCGCGATCGGCGCGCCGTTCGGCCTGTCCAACACGGTCACCACCGGCATCATCAGCGCGAAGAACCGCCCGGTCGCCTCCGGCGACGGTTCCGGCGGCAGCAACTCGTACATGAGCGCCCTGCAGACCGACGCCTCGATCAACCCGGGCAACTCCGGTGGCCCGCTGCTCGACGCGCGCGGCGCGGTGATCGGCATCAACTCGGCCATCCAGTCGACCGGCAGCAGCATCGGCCAGGCCCAGTCGGGCTCCATCGGCCTCGGCTTCGCGATCCCGATCAACCAGGCCACGAACGTCGCCCAGCAGCTGATCAAGGCCGGTCAGCCGGTCTACCCGGTGATCGGCGCCACGGTCACCATGAGCGAGAAGACGGGCGGCGCGGTCATCTCCGACCGGGGCGCGGGCGGTACGGAAGCCGTCTCGAAGGGCGGCCCCGCGGACCGGGCGGGGCTCCGGGCCGGCGACGTCATCACGAAGTTCAACGACACGGTGATCGACAGCGGCCCGACCCTGATCGGCGAGATCTGGACCCATCAGCCGGGCGACCGGGTGACCCTGACCTACACGCGCGACGGCAAGTCGTCGACGGCCGAAGTTGTCCTGGGCGAGCGCAAGGGCGACAGCTGACCGGCTAGGCTGTCCTCGCGTCAATCCCGGTCCACGACCGGGTAACGCGGGGTGGGTTGCCCGAGCGGCCTAAGGGAACGGTCTTGAAAACCGTCGTGGCGCGAGTCACCGTGGGTTCAAATCCCACACCCACCGCACAGCTGAACGGCCCCTGACCAGGCAAGAAGGTCGGGGGTTGTTGTGCTGTCCGCTGCCCGTCGGCCCCCGTGTCCCCGTGCTCCCCCGTGTCCCCCGGGGTTTCCCGCCCTCGGTGCCGGCCGACGTCCGGGTGGTCCACGAGGTGTGCGATTGCCCCTGTCACTCGACGCCCGGGAACACGGTCGGCTGGTTCCTGTTCGGGGCATTGACGTTGGCCGATAGGGTCGTGGCCATGGGGGATGGGAAGACTCGCAAGTGCGTTTGGTGCGAGAAGCAATTCACGCGGCGTTCGCTGTGGCGGGCGAAGCGCTACTGCAAGCGATGGCACCAATGCGTGCACTACGGCGCGATACTCGTGGGCTCCCTGTCCTCCTGAACGATCAGGTGGCGCACTGGCCGGCGGAGCAAACGTTGACGAGCTGCTCATGAGGCCGTCCGCTGTGGTCTGCGGGGGGTTCGGGGATGCAGGGCGCAGGTGAGTACCGCTGAGCACGCCGTGGCGAGAGAGGTGGGCATGTAGCAGACCGTGGGTTCGAATCCCACACCCACCGCAGCGGATTCAGCCCCCGGCCGGCACCACCGGCCGGGGGCCGTTTCATGTCACCGGGGGCCTTCGTCGTGCCCGGGCCGTTCGGTGCTGCCCGTGGTGAGGCGGGCCGCGGATTCGACGGT encodes the following:
- a CDS encoding trypsin-like peptidase domain-containing protein, encoding MSTENEDNEGTAAGAVQPSVPSAPPVPADAPRETPGSAPASAPTGAAPAYPQPQEAQSPAPVEGATATTPMAPVPATPPPHAPHVPPAPQSAAEANWPPPAVPAYAQHGVGGGGPVWGTPPPHPSPEQPRRRGAGGLVAAVAVAALVAGGLGGALGFWAADRNGSSGSTTISASANPQDLKRDPGTVAGVAAKALPSVVTIDAQSGDGEGGTGTGFVYDKEGHILTNNHVVASAADSGQLTVTFSNGKKYDAEVVGRAQGYDVAVLKLKNPPAGLAPLSLGNSDQVAVGDSTIAIGAPFGLSNTVTTGIISAKNRPVASGDGSGGSNSYMSALQTDASINPGNSGGPLLDARGAVIGINSAIQSTGSSIGQAQSGSIGLGFAIPINQATNVAQQLIKAGQPVYPVIGATVTMSEKTGGAVISDRGAGGTEAVSKGGPADRAGLRAGDVITKFNDTVIDSGPTLIGEIWTHQPGDRVTLTYTRDGKSSTAEVVLGERKGDS
- a CDS encoding glycerophosphodiester phosphodiesterase, whose translation is MTHARQQTPPRTTQVIAHRGASEDAPEHTLAAYRKAIEDGADALECDVRLTSDGHLVCVHDRRVNRTSNGRGAVSALELSELAALDFGSWKDREESPDWDPVPGELTSVLTLERLLELVVETRAAGRPLQLAVETKHPTRWAGQVEERLLHLLKRFGLDDPPSDDPSPVRVMSFSARSLHRVRAAAPNLPTVYLMQFLSPQLRNGRLPAGARIAGPGMRIVRSHPGYIERLHRAGHRVHVWTVNEPEDVELCLDLGVEAIITNRPKQVLSQLGRS